In Streptomyces thermolilacinus SPC6, a single genomic region encodes these proteins:
- a CDS encoding NAD(P)/FAD-dependent oxidoreductase, with protein MAPAAMRTAAQSLTDAQPVPFWLEDPGRPAARPALAATEHCDLLVVGGGYSGLWTALLAKERDPRRDVVLIEGREAGWAASGRNGGFCAASLTHGLGNGLARWPAELPRLQELGARNLDAIERAVTAYGIDCDFERTGEIDVATAPHQLTELRGLYEEARRLGLDDGLELLDRDAVRAQVDSPTFLGGLWDRRGVALLHPAKLAWGLKRACLDAGVRMYENTPGLGLTASGAAMAVRTPYGRVLARRVALGTNVFPSLVRRARPYTVPVYDYALMTEPLSPGRLAAIGWENRQGLGDSANQFHYFRLSTDNRILWGGYDAIYPFGGRVRAELEQRPETYLTLAEHFLRCFPQLEGVRFTHAWGGAIDTCSRFSPFFGTAHRGRVAYAAGYTGLGVGASRFGAQVMLDLLAGERTERTELEMVRRKPLPFPPEPFAWAGIGVTKWSLARADATGGRRNLWLRALDRLGLGFDS; from the coding sequence ATGGCCCCAGCCGCCATGCGTACCGCTGCACAATCACTGACCGACGCCCAGCCCGTCCCTTTCTGGCTGGAAGACCCCGGCAGGCCCGCCGCCCGGCCCGCCCTCGCCGCCACCGAGCACTGCGACCTCCTCGTCGTCGGCGGCGGCTACAGCGGGCTGTGGACCGCCCTCCTCGCCAAGGAGCGCGACCCGCGGCGGGACGTCGTGCTCATCGAGGGCCGGGAGGCGGGCTGGGCCGCCTCCGGCCGCAACGGCGGCTTCTGCGCCGCCTCCCTCACCCACGGCCTCGGCAACGGCCTCGCCCGCTGGCCCGCCGAACTGCCCAGGCTCCAGGAGCTAGGCGCGCGCAACCTCGACGCGATCGAGCGGGCCGTCACCGCGTACGGCATCGACTGCGACTTCGAGCGCACCGGCGAGATCGACGTCGCCACCGCACCCCACCAGCTCACCGAACTGCGCGGCCTGTACGAGGAGGCCCGCCGCCTCGGCCTCGACGACGGGCTGGAACTCCTCGACCGGGACGCCGTCCGCGCCCAGGTCGACTCGCCGACCTTCCTCGGCGGCCTCTGGGACCGGCGCGGCGTCGCCCTCCTCCACCCCGCGAAGCTCGCCTGGGGCCTCAAGCGCGCCTGCCTCGACGCGGGGGTCAGGATGTACGAGAACACCCCCGGCCTCGGCCTCACCGCGTCCGGCGCCGCCATGGCCGTCCGCACCCCGTACGGCCGCGTCCTCGCCCGCCGGGTCGCCCTCGGCACCAACGTCTTCCCGTCCCTCGTACGGCGCGCCCGCCCCTACACCGTCCCCGTCTACGACTACGCCCTGATGACCGAGCCGCTCAGCCCCGGCCGGCTCGCCGCCATCGGCTGGGAGAACCGCCAGGGCCTCGGCGACAGCGCCAACCAGTTCCACTACTTCCGGCTCAGCACCGACAACCGCATCCTGTGGGGCGGCTACGACGCGATCTACCCGTTCGGCGGGCGGGTCCGCGCCGAACTGGAGCAGCGCCCCGAGACGTATCTGACCCTCGCCGAGCACTTCCTCCGCTGCTTCCCGCAGCTGGAGGGCGTGCGGTTCACCCACGCCTGGGGCGGCGCCATCGACACCTGCTCCCGCTTCTCCCCCTTCTTCGGCACGGCGCACCGGGGCAGGGTCGCGTACGCCGCCGGGTACACCGGGCTGGGTGTGGGCGCCTCCCGGTTCGGCGCGCAGGTGATGCTGGACCTGCTGGCGGGGGAGCGGACCGAGCGCACGGAACTGGAGATGGTCCGCAGGAAGCCGCTGCCGTTCCCGCCGGAGCCGTTCGCCTGGGCGGGCATCGGGGTGACCAAGTGGTCCCTGGCCCGCGCCGACGCCACCGGCGGCCGCCGCAACCTGTGGCTGCGCGCCCTGGACCGGCTGGGGCTCGGGTTCGACAGCTAG
- a CDS encoding ABC transporter permease: MPRLLRWIRRHLVVLAGLLTLAYLILPNVVVLVFSFNEPKGRFNYTWQRFSLDAWKDPCGVPDLCGALGLSLQLAAWATLGATVLGTMIAFALVRYRFRARGAVNALIFLPLSMPEVVMAASLLTLFLNMGAELGFWTVLIAHVMFCLSFVVVAVKARVLSMDPRLEEAARDLYAGPAQTFLRVTLPIAAPGIAAGALLAFALSFDDFIITNFNAGSTVTFPMFVWGSAQRGTPVQINVVGTAMFVLAVLAVVAGQLLAARRQRTDRRP; the protein is encoded by the coding sequence ATGCCGCGTCTGCTGCGCTGGATACGGCGCCACCTCGTCGTCCTCGCGGGCCTGCTCACGCTCGCGTACCTCATCCTGCCCAACGTCGTCGTGCTCGTCTTCTCGTTCAACGAGCCCAAGGGCCGCTTCAACTACACCTGGCAGCGGTTCTCGCTCGACGCCTGGAAGGACCCCTGCGGCGTCCCCGACCTGTGCGGCGCGCTCGGCCTGTCGCTCCAGCTCGCCGCGTGGGCCACGCTCGGCGCGACCGTGCTCGGCACGATGATCGCCTTCGCGCTGGTCCGCTACCGCTTCCGGGCGCGCGGCGCGGTCAACGCGTTGATCTTCCTGCCGCTGTCCATGCCGGAGGTCGTGATGGCGGCCTCGCTGCTCACGCTCTTCCTCAACATGGGCGCCGAGCTGGGCTTCTGGACGGTCCTCATCGCCCACGTCATGTTCTGCCTGAGCTTCGTCGTCGTCGCCGTCAAGGCGCGCGTGCTGTCCATGGACCCGCGCCTGGAGGAGGCCGCCCGGGACCTCTACGCCGGGCCCGCGCAGACCTTCCTGCGGGTCACGCTGCCCATCGCGGCGCCGGGCATCGCGGCGGGCGCCCTGCTCGCCTTCGCGCTGTCGTTCGACGACTTCATCATCACCAACTTCAACGCCGGATCGACCGTCACCTTCCCCATGTTCGTCTGGGGCTCCGCCCAGCGCGGCACCCCCGTACAGATCAACGTCGTCGGCACCGCGATGTTCGTCCTCGCCGTCCTGGCCGTCGTCGCCGGACAGCTCCTCGCCGCCCGGCGCCAACGAACGGACAGACGCCCCTAG
- a CDS encoding ABC transporter permease has translation MTTATDTPPAAGPPGPAVPAARRRSARGRLVPYWLLLPGVLWLLVFFLLPLVYQASTSVQTGSLEQGFRVTWHFPTYWDALREYHPQFVKSLLYAGTATLLCLLLGYPLAYLIAFRAGRWRHVLLVLVIAPFFTSFLIRTLAWKTILADGGAVVGALDALHVLDVTSRLGWTEGDRVLATPLAVVCGLTYNFLPFMILPLYTSLERIDGRLHEAARDLYASPATTFRKVTLPLSMPGVVSGTLLTFIPASGDYVNAELLGSTDTKMIGNVIQGQFLRVLDYPTAAALSFLLMAIVLIMVTVYIRRAGTEDLV, from the coding sequence GTGACGACCGCCACCGACACCCCGCCCGCCGCCGGGCCGCCCGGCCCCGCCGTGCCCGCCGCGCGGCGCCGTTCCGCGCGCGGGCGGCTCGTCCCGTACTGGCTGCTGCTGCCCGGCGTGCTGTGGCTGCTGGTCTTCTTCCTGCTGCCGCTGGTCTACCAGGCGTCCACGTCCGTGCAGACCGGCTCGCTGGAGCAGGGCTTCCGCGTCACCTGGCACTTCCCGACGTACTGGGACGCCCTGCGCGAGTACCACCCGCAGTTCGTGAAGTCGCTGCTGTACGCCGGGACCGCCACCCTGCTGTGCCTGCTGCTCGGCTACCCGCTCGCGTACCTCATCGCCTTCCGCGCCGGGCGGTGGCGGCATGTCCTGCTCGTGCTCGTCATCGCGCCGTTCTTCACCAGCTTCCTCATCCGGACGCTGGCCTGGAAGACGATCCTCGCGGACGGCGGCGCCGTCGTCGGCGCCCTCGACGCCCTGCACGTCCTCGACGTCACCAGCAGGCTCGGCTGGACCGAGGGCGACCGGGTGCTGGCCACGCCGCTCGCGGTCGTCTGCGGACTGACGTACAACTTCCTGCCGTTCATGATCCTGCCGCTCTACACCTCGCTGGAGCGGATCGACGGGCGGCTCCACGAGGCGGCCAGGGACCTCTACGCCTCGCCCGCCACCACCTTCCGCAAGGTGACCCTCCCGCTGTCCATGCCGGGGGTCGTCTCCGGCACGCTGCTCACCTTCATCCCCGCGAGCGGCGACTACGTCAACGCCGAACTCCTCGGATCGACCGACACGAAGATGATCGGAAACGTCATCCAGGGCCAGTTCCTGCGGGTCCTCGACTACCCGACGGCGGCCGCGCTGTCGTTCCTCCTGATGGCCATCGTGCTGATCATGGTCACCGTCTACATCCGCCGCGCCGGAACGGAGGACCTGGTCTGA
- a CDS encoding ABC transporter ATP-binding protein: MTTETHTGGDVRLSGISKTYGSFTAVHPLDLTVPEGSFFALLGASGCGKTTTLRMIAGLEEPTTGTVLLGDRDVTGLPPHKRPVNTVFQSYALFPHLDVFENVAFGLRRRGVKSVKRQVDEMLGLVQLGDKARHRPHQLSGGQQQRVAVARALINHPRVLLLDEPLGALDLKLRRQMQLELKRIQTEVGITFVHVTHDQEEAMTMADTVAVMNAGRVEQLGAPADLYDNPRTTFVANFLGTSNLIEAQVAEAGTEVVVTAGGGPLRLPADRCATPARAGERLLVGIRPEKITLAHADDADAIPSGRNRVTGRIADTSFIGVSTEYTVDGPAGSGLKVYEQNIERDGRLVPGAEVVLHWNPAHTFGLDAAQDAEAGVETVEDAA; the protein is encoded by the coding sequence ATGACGACCGAGACCCACACCGGCGGCGACGTCCGCCTCTCCGGTATCAGCAAGACCTACGGCTCCTTCACCGCCGTCCACCCGCTCGACCTGACCGTCCCCGAGGGCTCCTTCTTCGCCCTCCTCGGCGCCTCCGGCTGCGGCAAGACCACCACCCTGCGCATGATCGCCGGACTGGAGGAGCCCACCACCGGCACCGTCCTGCTCGGCGACCGCGACGTCACCGGGCTGCCCCCGCACAAGAGGCCGGTGAACACCGTCTTCCAGTCGTACGCCCTCTTCCCGCACCTCGACGTGTTCGAGAACGTCGCCTTCGGCCTGCGGCGGCGCGGCGTCAAGTCCGTCAAGCGCCAGGTGGACGAGATGCTCGGCCTCGTCCAGCTCGGCGACAAGGCCCGGCACCGCCCCCACCAGCTCTCCGGCGGCCAGCAGCAGCGCGTCGCCGTCGCCCGCGCCCTCATCAACCACCCGCGCGTCCTGCTCCTGGACGAGCCGCTCGGCGCGCTCGACCTGAAGCTGCGCCGCCAGATGCAACTGGAGCTCAAACGCATCCAGACCGAGGTCGGCATCACCTTCGTGCACGTCACCCACGACCAGGAGGAGGCCATGACCATGGCCGACACGGTCGCCGTGATGAACGCGGGCCGCGTCGAGCAGCTGGGCGCCCCCGCCGACCTGTACGACAACCCGCGCACCACCTTCGTCGCCAACTTCCTCGGCACCTCCAACCTCATCGAGGCCCAGGTCGCCGAGGCGGGCACCGAGGTCGTCGTCACCGCGGGCGGCGGCCCGCTGCGGCTGCCCGCCGACCGCTGCGCCACCCCCGCCCGCGCCGGGGAACGGCTCCTCGTCGGCATCCGCCCGGAGAAGATCACGCTCGCGCACGCCGACGACGCGGACGCGATCCCCTCCGGCCGCAACCGGGTCACCGGCCGTATCGCCGACACGTCCTTCATCGGCGTGTCCACCGAGTACACCGTCGACGGCCCCGCGGGCAGCGGCCTGAAGGTGTACGAGCAGAACATCGAACGCGACGGGCGCCTCGTCCCCGGCGCGGAGGTCGTCCTCCACTGGAACCCCGCCCACACCTTCGGCCTCGACGCCGCGCAGGACGCGGAGGCCGGGGTCGAGACGGTGGAGGACGCCGCGTGA